The following proteins are co-located in the Trichormus variabilis 0441 genome:
- a CDS encoding threo-3-hydroxy-L-aspartate ammonia-lyase yields the protein MSQLNSVTITDVQAAQQRLAGIAHRTPVLTSTTVNDRTHNQVFFKCENFQRTGAFKFRGAYNALAQLSPTQKHKGVLTFSSGNHGQAIALAGKLLNIPTTIVMPDDAPVIKQTATKSYGAEVILYNRQETNREELAQNLASDRGLTLIPPYDHPHVIAGQGTAALELVQEIGELDLLLVCCGGGGLISGCAIAAKALLPNLRVIGVEPTLADDATRSFYTKTLQTVTNPHTIADGARTPSLGQMTFPLVLQYVDDMVTVSEEAIIRTMFFLWERLKIVVEPTGVLAAAALLENVVKAQGKRIGVIISGGNVDLTKVASYVNLVTEFGNG from the coding sequence ATGTCACAGCTTAACTCTGTAACCATAACTGATGTGCAAGCAGCACAGCAGCGTCTTGCTGGTATTGCCCATCGCACACCTGTGTTAACTTCCACAACTGTCAACGATCGCACTCATAATCAAGTCTTTTTCAAGTGCGAAAATTTTCAACGCACAGGTGCTTTTAAATTTAGGGGTGCTTATAATGCCTTAGCACAGCTATCACCAACACAAAAACACAAAGGTGTGTTGACTTTTTCTTCGGGGAATCATGGACAAGCGATCGCCCTTGCAGGTAAGTTACTCAACATCCCCACAACTATTGTCATGCCTGATGATGCACCTGTCATCAAGCAAACAGCTACCAAAAGTTACGGTGCAGAGGTAATTTTATATAATCGCCAAGAAACGAATCGGGAAGAATTGGCGCAAAATCTCGCAAGCGATCGCGGTTTAACCCTAATTCCTCCATACGATCATCCCCATGTGATCGCTGGACAAGGTACAGCCGCATTAGAACTGGTGCAAGAAATTGGTGAACTGGATTTGCTGTTAGTTTGTTGTGGCGGTGGGGGATTAATTTCCGGTTGTGCGATCGCCGCTAAAGCTCTTTTACCTAATTTGCGCGTAATTGGTGTAGAACCAACACTCGCTGATGATGCTACTCGTTCCTTTTACACCAAAACCCTACAAACCGTCACAAATCCCCATACTATCGCTGATGGTGCGCGGACTCCTAGCCTGGGACAGATGACATTTCCCCTAGTTTTACAATACGTTGATGATATGGTGACGGTATCAGAGGAAGCAATTATTCGCACCATGTTTTTCCTCTGGGAACGGCTGAAAATAGTCGTTGAACCCACAGGCGTATTAGCCGCAGCCGCTTTACTTGAAAATGTAGTCAAAGCACAAGGAAAGAGAATTGGTGTGATTATCAGTGGTGGAAATGTAGATTTAACCAAAGTTGCTAGTTATGTCAACTTAGTCACTGAATTTGGTAATGGGTGA
- a CDS encoding TVP38/TMEM64 family protein — MVENWFFKALTLTSLVVAIAFFFHTTPVSANPVPSNPQGFLLGALQWIDSLGTMGALAFIILYIIATVAFLPGSILTLGAGVVFGVVWGSVYVFLGATLGATAAFLVGRYLARGWVAKKIADNKNFAAIDKAVGREGLKIVLLTRLSPIFPFNLLNYAFGITGVALKDYFIGSVGMIPGTIMYVYIGSLAGNLAMIGTESQPSNPTAQWAIRIVGFIATVAVTVYITRVAQKALENEVL, encoded by the coding sequence ATGGTCGAAAATTGGTTTTTTAAAGCACTTACTCTAACATCATTGGTGGTAGCGATCGCCTTTTTCTTTCATACTACGCCAGTATCAGCTAATCCCGTTCCTTCTAACCCCCAGGGGTTTTTACTTGGGGCTTTGCAATGGATTGATAGTTTGGGAACAATGGGAGCGCTCGCTTTCATAATACTGTACATTATTGCTACAGTCGCTTTTTTACCAGGGTCAATTCTCACTTTAGGTGCTGGCGTTGTCTTTGGTGTAGTTTGGGGTTCGGTGTATGTTTTTCTGGGTGCAACTCTCGGCGCTACGGCTGCTTTTTTAGTGGGACGGTATTTAGCTAGAGGTTGGGTTGCTAAAAAAATCGCTGATAACAAAAATTTTGCGGCTATTGACAAAGCGGTAGGTAGAGAAGGCTTAAAAATCGTCTTGTTAACCCGATTATCTCCTATATTTCCTTTCAATTTGCTAAATTACGCTTTTGGGATTACCGGAGTTGCCCTAAAAGACTATTTCATCGGTTCCGTAGGAATGATTCCCGGAACCATCATGTATGTTTATATTGGTTCTTTAGCAGGGAACCTGGCTATGATTGGTACAGAGTCCCAGCCCAGCAACCCCACAGCACAATGGGCGATACGGATTGTGGGTTTTATCGCTACGGTGGCTGTGACAGTATATATTACTCGCGTTGCTCAGAAAGCTTTAGAAAATGAAGTTTTGTAA
- a CDS encoding cytochrome b N-terminal domain-containing protein, producing the protein MQNTQFDRILRRIATILSVVILSLCLIYVSTGILLSFNYEPTAGGAYRSLRMIDTQVAYGWLFHRSHDIAGNAMIAIALVQIVIMFLGRQFRQSWLIAWVSGIFFTLSAIGLDWTAMILDWNQEGYWRFNIELGNIEAIPAVGTLLRDILTGGGAISSLTVLHLYTLHNYFISVAAIIFAVVHLSALLWQERQMYAETREEVMQLKQASVAS; encoded by the coding sequence ATGCAAAACACCCAGTTTGATAGGATTTTGCGGCGAATAGCAACGATATTATCGGTCGTGATTCTTTCCCTGTGCCTGATTTATGTATCTACAGGAATTTTATTGTCTTTTAATTACGAGCCGACAGCAGGCGGAGCCTATAGATCGTTGAGAATGATTGATACGCAAGTGGCTTATGGCTGGTTGTTTCATCGGTCTCATGATATTGCTGGTAATGCCATGATTGCGATCGCCTTAGTCCAAATAGTCATCATGTTTTTGGGACGACAATTCCGCCAGAGTTGGCTGATTGCTTGGGTAAGTGGTATTTTCTTTACCTTGAGTGCGATCGGTCTGGATTGGACGGCGATGATTTTAGATTGGAATCAAGAAGGATATTGGCGTTTTAATATCGAGTTGGGCAATATTGAAGCGATTCCCGCTGTTGGTACACTGTTGAGAGATATCCTCACCGGTGGCGGAGCTATTAGCAGCTTGACAGTCCTGCACCTGTACACACTCCACAATTATTTTATTTCCGTTGCAGCGATAATTTTTGCTGTGGTACATTTGTCAGCTTTATTGTGGCAAGAACGGCAAATGTACGCAGAAACGAGGGAGGAAGTTATGCAACTGAAACAAGCAAGTGTCGCTAGCTGA
- a CDS encoding AAA family ATPase, which produces MEFDYFRNNDNSNNNQNRQNLLSSGWRPLNRDLDLGFLWQLIHSDTRELTQKSLSVASNFAEVLGRKNFTWWANLLSLVSENTRYEIEKYWNYITPDPQSPDHRYKDVLSTETPIHQFVSRNSIPIDYVLNRLQEITVLRLLELLGRPDVITQYYSERDFYYPVEKFINWERIDVVNTVYAYWSRHDIWLQVEAYDRGRRQYTLMSKNISPLVNKATQDLAVMLSGYQSRVGKVHSQFPIRTFPIDIQSFTDAVQQAILNQNQLAVVVHGEPGTGKTAWTQAVAKEILVPLGYVIFILDHDAITNFVPPTYLERICIIINEADNLAQNRASEVAQYNNKTEHILSLLDGTLYQSVIDEAGIHLKQRLVILMTCNTTERLDPAMLRKGRVDLMYEFNQRYV; this is translated from the coding sequence ATGGAATTTGATTATTTTAGAAATAACGATAATAGTAATAACAATCAAAATAGACAAAACTTACTATCCAGTGGTTGGCGACCATTAAATCGAGACTTAGATTTAGGGTTTTTATGGCAATTAATACATAGTGATACACGAGAACTAACGCAAAAATCCTTAAGTGTAGCTAGTAATTTTGCTGAGGTTTTAGGTAGAAAGAATTTTACCTGGTGGGCTAATTTATTAAGCTTAGTATCTGAAAATACCCGCTACGAAATTGAGAAATATTGGAATTACATTACACCAGATCCTCAATCACCAGACCATCGCTACAAAGATGTTTTGAGTACAGAAACACCCATACATCAATTTGTGAGCCGTAATAGTATTCCTATTGATTATGTTCTCAACCGACTACAAGAAATTACGGTATTGCGACTTTTAGAATTATTAGGTCGTCCTGATGTCATAACTCAATATTACTCAGAAAGAGATTTTTATTACCCTGTAGAAAAGTTTATTAATTGGGAACGTATAGATGTCGTTAATACTGTTTATGCTTATTGGTCAAGGCATGATATTTGGCTACAAGTTGAAGCCTACGATCGCGGGCGGCGACAATACACTTTAATGTCCAAAAATATCTCACCATTAGTAAACAAAGCCACTCAGGATTTAGCTGTCATGCTGAGTGGTTATCAAAGCCGTGTCGGGAAAGTTCATAGCCAATTTCCTATTAGGACTTTTCCTATAGATATTCAAAGTTTCACTGATGCAGTACAACAGGCTATTCTCAATCAAAATCAGCTAGCTGTTGTAGTCCACGGAGAACCAGGAACAGGAAAAACCGCATGGACACAAGCTGTAGCTAAAGAAATTCTTGTACCTTTAGGGTATGTGATTTTTATTTTGGATCATGATGCTATTACCAACTTTGTCCCACCAACTTATTTAGAAAGAATTTGCATCATCATCAATGAAGCAGATAATTTAGCTCAAAATCGTGCTTCCGAAGTTGCTCAATATAACAACAAAACAGAGCATATTTTAAGTTTATTAGACGGGACTTTATACCAGAGTGTCATTGATGAAGCGGGTATTCATCTCAAGCAGCGTTTAGTTATCTTGATGACTTGTAACACTACAGAAAGATTAGATCCGGCAATGTTGCGTAAGGGAAGGGTAGATTTGATGTATGAATTTAATCAGCGATATGTTTAG
- a CDS encoding cation:proton antiporter, whose protein sequence is MEASFEVTLQMAIAVFAGIGAQVLAAYLRVPSIVILLLLGIFLGADGVGLLHPQLLGTGLEVIVALATAIILFEGGLNLDLRELGRVSISLQRLVTLGTLITLIGGSMAAHWLGEFPWNIAFLYASIVVVTGPTVISPLLKQINVDRQVATLLEGEGVLIDPVGAILAFVVLDTIVNGDADPVNAIIGLLMRLGIGAAIGAAGGYFMSLIFKRANFLSSELKNLVVLAVLWSLFTLAQMIRSESGVMTTVIAGAVFANSSVPEERSLRSFKGQLTILSVSVLFILLAADLSIASVFALGWGSLFTVLVLMFVVRPVNILFCTWNSNLNWRQKLFLSWVAPRGIVSASVASLFAILLTQRGVNGGDSIKALVFLTIIMTVVCQGLTAGWVATCLGITSQEATGAVIVGCNPLSLLIARFFQERGENVVLIDTDPDCIAQAETQNLRVIASSALDGEVLEEAGLASMGTFLAMTSNGEVNFVLAERAAEEFNPPRVLAVFPRDPQANGSTNNKVQQAFVSDLPIKIWNEYLNDGRVKLGTTTLSESEFTSQQEHIQEKIRTGVLVPLLVEREERLQIIPANQEWEVGDRIIYLLHDPRPNLLKRLSGASQSTPLVLETLPEVEEVPLAKAL, encoded by the coding sequence ATGGAAGCATCATTTGAAGTCACCCTACAAATGGCGATCGCTGTTTTTGCAGGCATCGGCGCTCAAGTCCTAGCGGCTTATTTGCGTGTACCCAGCATCGTCATATTGCTGTTGTTGGGCATTTTTCTAGGTGCTGATGGGGTTGGGTTACTACATCCCCAATTACTCGGTACAGGGCTGGAAGTGATTGTTGCCCTAGCAACGGCAATCATCCTGTTTGAAGGTGGGTTGAATTTAGATTTACGCGAATTAGGTAGAGTTTCTATCAGCCTGCAAAGGCTGGTCACCTTAGGGACGCTAATCACCCTCATTGGGGGTAGTATGGCCGCCCATTGGCTGGGTGAATTTCCTTGGAATATAGCTTTTCTCTACGCGTCTATTGTTGTGGTTACAGGGCCTACGGTCATCAGTCCTCTGCTCAAACAAATCAATGTAGACAGGCAAGTGGCGACGTTATTAGAAGGCGAGGGAGTTCTCATCGACCCAGTGGGAGCTATTTTAGCTTTTGTGGTGTTGGACACCATCGTTAACGGTGATGCAGACCCAGTAAACGCCATTATCGGTTTACTCATGCGCTTGGGTATTGGTGCAGCCATCGGTGCGGCTGGTGGTTATTTCATGAGTTTGATTTTCAAACGCGCCAATTTTCTTTCGTCTGAGTTAAAAAACCTAGTGGTTTTGGCGGTGCTATGGAGCTTATTTACTCTAGCGCAGATGATTCGCAGTGAATCGGGTGTAATGACAACTGTCATCGCTGGGGCAGTATTCGCTAACTCTTCCGTACCAGAGGAACGTTCCTTACGCAGTTTCAAAGGTCAACTGACGATTTTGAGCGTTTCTGTCCTCTTCATTCTGTTAGCAGCTGATTTATCCATTGCCAGCGTGTTTGCTTTGGGTTGGGGCAGCTTGTTTACTGTATTGGTCTTGATGTTTGTTGTTCGCCCTGTAAATATCTTGTTCTGCACTTGGAACAGTAACTTAAACTGGCGACAGAAACTATTTTTAAGCTGGGTTGCGCCTAGAGGAATTGTCTCGGCATCTGTTGCGTCCTTATTTGCGATTTTGCTCACTCAGCGCGGGGTCAATGGTGGTGATTCCATCAAAGCTTTAGTTTTCCTCACCATTATCATGACGGTGGTTTGTCAAGGATTAACAGCTGGTTGGGTGGCGACTTGTTTGGGCATCACTTCCCAAGAAGCTACAGGTGCAGTGATTGTTGGTTGTAATCCTTTGAGTCTGTTAATTGCCAGATTTTTCCAAGAACGGGGGGAAAATGTCGTTTTGATTGATACTGACCCAGATTGTATTGCTCAAGCAGAAACGCAAAATCTGCGGGTGATTGCTAGCAGTGCGCTGGATGGCGAGGTATTAGAAGAAGCTGGACTGGCATCGATGGGAACTTTTTTGGCGATGACTAGTAATGGTGAGGTAAACTTTGTTTTAGCCGAAAGGGCAGCCGAGGAATTTAATCCGCCCCGCGTTTTGGCTGTTTTCCCCCGCGATCCTCAGGCGAACGGTTCGACTAATAATAAAGTCCAACAAGCTTTTGTTTCTGATTTGCCGATTAAGATTTGGAACGAATATCTGAATGATGGACGGGTGAAGTTAGGCACAACTACCCTGAGCGAATCGGAGTTTACTAGTCAACAAGAACATATTCAAGAAAAAATTCGGACTGGGGTGTTAGTGCCGTTGTTAGTAGAAAGGGAAGAACGCCTACAAATTATCCCAGCAAACCAAGAATGGGAAGTAGGCGATCGCATTATCTACCTATTACATGACCCCAGACCGAACCTATTAAAACGTTTATCCGGTGCTAGTCAATCCACACCTTTAGTCTTAGAAACTTTACCAGAGGTGGAAGAAGTACCTTTAGCAAAGGCGCTTTAA
- the petE gene encoding plastocyanin has translation MKLIAASLRRLSLAVLTVLLVVSSFAVFTPSAAAETYTVKLGSDKGLLVFEPAKLTIKPGDTVEFLNNKVPPHNVVFDATLNPAKSADLAKSLSHKQLLMSPGQSTSTTFPADAPAGDYSFYCEPHRGAGMVGKITVAS, from the coding sequence ATGAAATTGATTGCGGCAAGCTTGCGACGCTTAAGTTTAGCTGTGTTAACTGTTCTTTTAGTTGTTAGCAGCTTTGCTGTGTTTACCCCCTCTGCGGCGGCTGAAACATACACAGTAAAACTAGGCAGCGATAAAGGACTGTTAGTATTTGAACCAGCAAAATTAACAATCAAGCCAGGCGACACAGTTGAATTTTTAAACAACAAAGTTCCTCCCCATAATGTTGTGTTTGATGCTACTCTCAACCCGGCTAAGAGTGCTGATTTAGCTAAGTCTTTATCTCACAAACAGTTGTTAATGAGTCCTGGCCAAAGCACCAGCACTACCTTCCCAGCAGATGCACCCGCAGGTGACTACAGCTTCTATTGCGAACCTCACCGTGGCGCTGGTATGGTCGGTAAAATCACCGTCGCCAGCTAG
- a CDS encoding response regulator, whose amino-acid sequence MYLTNSFISDNKKHYSQQPLVLAVEDHDDSLLLISYALESIGCRFICQKDSSATVLVAKEYQPDLIMLDILLPGLNGLEVVRHLKEEPLTQEIPVIAVTALATKEDQNKIMKAGFDEYICKPYMIEDLEAVIHRILCGKFYPHSAYQLCQD is encoded by the coding sequence ATGTATCTAACCAATTCATTCATAAGTGATAACAAGAAGCACTACTCTCAGCAGCCTTTAGTTTTGGCAGTTGAAGATCACGATGACAGTCTTTTGCTGATTAGTTATGCCCTTGAGTCAATTGGTTGTAGATTCATTTGCCAAAAAGACAGTTCTGCAACTGTATTGGTGGCAAAAGAGTATCAGCCTGATTTAATTATGTTAGATATTTTATTACCTGGTTTAAATGGGCTGGAGGTTGTACGTCATCTGAAAGAAGAACCTCTGACTCAGGAAATCCCCGTAATCGCTGTGACAGCGTTAGCTACAAAGGAAGACCAAAACAAGATTATGAAGGCAGGCTTTGATGAATACATCTGCAAACCATACATGATTGAAGACTTAGAAGCAGTTATACACAGAATTTTGTGCGGTAAATTTTATCCACATTCAGCTTATCAACTATGTCAAGATTAG
- a CDS encoding carbohydrate ABC transporter permease, with protein sequence MFRSLPLAKVLLYVLLTTYAVITLIPFLWALSASFKPLSEIVSGTPNFLPQNFTLDNYRQIFLQEPLFLRWLFNSMVIAVSVTLLNLLFNSMAGYALARLSFVGKNFWFFLILAVLAVPAQITLIPTFLILKAIGWLNSYQGMIVPSMVNATFIFMMRQFFINFPQELEEAAQLDGLNTIGIFRYIILPLAKPALAAQAIFVFMGSWNNFLLPVVILFEPEMFTLPLGLNTFKGQYISYWNYIMAASMVFTLPALSIYAFFNRYFIQSATFTGGKG encoded by the coding sequence ATGTTTCGTTCTTTACCGTTGGCTAAAGTACTACTATATGTGTTATTAACTACCTATGCAGTTATCACCTTAATTCCTTTTCTGTGGGCGCTTTCGGCATCTTTCAAGCCCTTATCAGAAATTGTTAGTGGTACGCCAAATTTCTTACCTCAAAATTTCACCCTGGATAATTACAGACAAATTTTTCTACAAGAACCATTATTTTTACGTTGGCTGTTTAACAGCATGGTAATTGCTGTCAGCGTCACTTTACTTAATTTACTATTCAACTCAATGGCGGGTTATGCCTTAGCCAGACTCAGCTTTGTTGGTAAGAATTTTTGGTTCTTCTTAATTTTGGCGGTGCTAGCCGTACCAGCCCAAATTACGTTAATTCCTACATTTTTGATTTTAAAGGCGATCGGTTGGCTGAATTCTTACCAAGGCATGATTGTACCTAGTATGGTTAATGCCACCTTTATTTTTATGATGCGACAGTTTTTTATCAATTTCCCTCAAGAGCTAGAAGAAGCAGCACAATTAGACGGCTTAAACACCATAGGAATTTTCCGTTACATTATTTTACCTCTAGCGAAACCAGCACTCGCAGCACAGGCTATTTTTGTCTTCATGGGCAGTTGGAATAATTTTTTGCTCCCAGTAGTGATCTTATTTGAACCCGAAATGTTTACACTACCCTTAGGTTTGAACACGTTTAAAGGTCAATATATCAGCTACTGGAACTACATTATGGCTGCTTCTATGGTGTTTACCTTACCAGCTTTAAGTATTTATGCCTTCTTTAATCGCTACTTTATCCAAAGCGCCACTTTTACAGGTGGTAAAGGATAG
- a CDS encoding esterase/lipase family protein, whose protein sequence is MPLPTVIVPGYLESAIAYQQLATSLQELGFPTVTVPLRRRDWLPLIGGRSVAPIIQQLDKTVKQALQEHNATQVNLIGHSAGGWISRIYLGEKPYAARGKAQTSLWNAHPLVATLVTLGTPHISQERWTRWNLDFVNNNYPGAFYQNVRYVCVAGKTVFGERRRGGWLAYSSYQLTCGTGNTWGDGITPIAAAHLIGAENLVIEGVRHSPRNPGIWYGSPEPLKAWTQYLG, encoded by the coding sequence ATGCCATTACCTACTGTTATTGTCCCTGGATATTTAGAAAGTGCGATCGCTTATCAGCAACTAGCCACCTCATTACAAGAATTGGGTTTTCCCACAGTTACAGTACCTCTGAGAAGGCGGGATTGGTTGCCTTTGATTGGTGGTAGGTCAGTCGCGCCCATCATACAACAACTTGACAAGACAGTCAAACAAGCTTTACAAGAACATAACGCCACTCAAGTTAACTTAATTGGTCACTCTGCCGGCGGTTGGATTTCTCGGATCTATTTGGGTGAAAAACCTTATGCTGCCAGGGGTAAGGCGCAAACCTCTCTCTGGAATGCCCATCCTCTGGTGGCTACTCTTGTCACCCTTGGTACACCCCACATCAGCCAAGAACGCTGGACGAGGTGGAATCTAGATTTTGTTAACAACAATTACCCCGGAGCTTTTTACCAAAATGTCCGTTACGTTTGCGTGGCGGGAAAGACTGTTTTTGGCGAGAGAAGGCGAGGTGGCTGGTTAGCTTATAGCAGTTATCAGTTAACTTGCGGTACTGGTAACACTTGGGGTGATGGAATTACGCCGATTGCGGCTGCTCACCTGATAGGGGCAGAAAATTTGGTGATTGAAGGTGTTAGACATTCTCCTAGAAATCCAGGGATCTGGTATGGCTCTCCAGAACCCTTGAAGGCTTGGACGCAGTATTTGGGTTAA
- the petJ gene encoding cytochrome c6 PetJ gives MRIILLLLLLAIATFKITFISPALAAELPTGAKIFNNNCASCHIGGGNILISEKTLKKEALLKYLEDYETNSIQAIIHQVQYGKNAMPAFKDKLSTEEILEVAAYIFQKAEKDWSNLEKEG, from the coding sequence TTGAGAATAATTTTATTACTATTATTGCTGGCGATCGCTACATTTAAAATTACATTTATCAGTCCAGCCCTAGCAGCCGAACTACCAACCGGGGCAAAAATTTTTAATAATAACTGCGCTTCCTGCCACATTGGTGGTGGTAACATACTTATTTCTGAAAAAACACTCAAAAAAGAAGCACTATTAAAGTACCTGGAAGATTATGAGACCAACTCAATCCAGGCTATTATCCATCAGGTACAGTATGGCAAAAACGCCATGCCTGCTTTTAAAGACAAATTAAGTACTGAAGAAATTCTAGAAGTGGCTGCTTATATTTTTCAAAAAGCAGAAAAAGACTGGTCAAATCTGGAAAAAGAAGGTTAG
- the psbV gene encoding photosystem II cytochrome c-550: MFRRLIGVVVATVLLTFQLIVGSATALELDEATRTVPLNAQGDTVTLSLKQVKEGKRLFQYACAQCHVGGVTKTNQNVGLEPEALALATPNRNNIEGLVDYMKNPTTYDGVEEISEIHPSIKSADIFTAMRNLTDKDLESIAGHILLQPKILGDKWGGGKIYY, encoded by the coding sequence ATGTTTAGAAGACTTATTGGCGTTGTTGTGGCTACTGTTTTACTGACGTTTCAGTTGATTGTCGGTAGCGCAACTGCTTTGGAACTGGACGAAGCTACCCGGACAGTTCCACTAAATGCTCAGGGTGATACTGTAACTCTTAGCCTTAAACAAGTAAAAGAAGGAAAACGTCTATTTCAATATGCTTGCGCCCAATGTCACGTTGGCGGTGTTACCAAAACAAACCAGAACGTGGGACTTGAACCAGAAGCTCTGGCATTAGCTACACCCAACCGTAACAATATTGAAGGTTTGGTGGACTATATGAAGAACCCCACCACCTACGATGGGGTAGAGGAAATTTCCGAAATACACCCCAGCATCAAGAGTGCAGATATTTTCACTGCAATGCGAAATCTAACAGATAAAGACCTAGAATCTATCGCAGGTCATATTCTACTACAACCAAAAATTCTTGGCGACAAGTGGGGCGGCGGCAAAATCTACTACTAA
- a CDS encoding metallophosphoesterase, giving the protein MHRFLSGPLSVEQLTVNIAGLSASLQGKKLVHLSDFHYDGLRLSEAMLEEAIAVSNQIQPDLVLLTGDYVTTTPQPIHQLTKKLQKLQSHAGIYAILGNHDLYQKNSKTEITQALTKAGIQVLWNEIAYPLGTELPIVGIVDYYYREFNPDLLLKQLEPTTPRIVLCHNPDTAAMLQAWRVDLQLSGHTHGGQIVIPGLGAVLPYHKKIVRRVPRKIRRLFPLLFKDYFIVRHPEWLQGLHRLGKNQLYVNRGLGTYLPGRLFCPPELTVITLEAE; this is encoded by the coding sequence ATGCACCGTTTTTTATCTGGCCCGTTGAGTGTAGAACAATTGACGGTGAATATTGCAGGCTTGTCTGCATCGCTACAAGGTAAAAAGTTGGTGCATCTATCAGATTTTCATTACGATGGGTTACGTCTGTCGGAAGCAATGTTAGAAGAAGCGATCGCAGTTAGTAATCAAATACAACCAGATTTAGTTTTACTCACTGGTGATTACGTCACTACTACCCCACAACCTATTCATCAACTAACCAAGAAGCTGCAAAAACTCCAAAGTCATGCAGGTATCTACGCCATTCTCGGTAACCACGACCTTTATCAGAAAAATTCCAAAACAGAAATCACCCAAGCATTGACGAAAGCTGGTATTCAGGTTCTGTGGAATGAAATCGCCTATCCCTTGGGAACAGAATTACCCATAGTGGGAATCGTTGATTATTACTATCGGGAATTTAATCCGGACTTGCTTTTGAAGCAATTAGAACCCACCACACCGCGCATAGTTTTATGCCATAACCCAGACACCGCAGCTATGCTACAAGCTTGGCGAGTAGATTTACAATTATCCGGCCATACTCACGGAGGGCAAATTGTCATTCCTGGCCTTGGGGCTGTGTTACCTTATCACAAGAAAATCGTCCGCAGAGTACCAAGAAAAATACGGCGACTTTTTCCATTACTTTTCAAAGATTATTTTATAGTACGTCATCCAGAATGGTTACAAGGCTTACATCGCCTTGGCAAAAACCAGCTATATGTAAATCGTGGTTTAGGAACATATCTACCAGGACGCTTATTTTGTCCTCCAGAATTAACCGTAATTACACTGGAAGCTGAGTAA